GCGAATTGTCGCTGTGAACGATCTCCGCGAACGGTCGCAAGTCTTTCGGGAAGCTTCCGCTTGAGGCGTCCAACTGCAGCTGTTGCCATATCCTTGATTCTCCTGGTTTGCGCTCTACGGCTGCGGCCCCCCATCCGTCGGGTGACAGCCGTAACTCTCATCGTCTAGTCGCAGCCGGCGTTTTTGTTGCGTGTTCCTTTTTCTTGTACCTTGCTTCCGACTGAACTCGAGATAAGCGCGTTGGTTTTGAAGTCCGCTGAGCGACATCACAAATTCGCGTCACCCGCGAGGCGGCGAAGTGTAGGTTCAGGTATGGGCAATCGCAAGGGCAAGACCTTCGTTTTTGACTGAAACTCGAGCGACACGGCTCGTTGACGAACCTGTGATGTCGAATGATTCTTGACTCCGCCCTCGGATCGTCGCGATTACGTGGAAAAGGGAACCAAAGCTAGTGGTTTTACCTAGATTCACTATGGAGTGTAGGTTCGTGATCGGTGTTTTCCCCAACCCTCGAGTCAATCTAGTGTGTTGGCCAATTCATTTGCACATCGAGACGCTGGCGTGCGCGGCGCGGATCATCGTCTCCGGGTGATCGGGGGGAGTTTGTCGGGCCGACGCTTTCGGGCTCCCGGGGGTGAGGTTCGACCGACATCCGATCGGGTACGTGAAGCCCTCTTTGGCCGCCTCGGCAGCCTGGAAGGTGCGCGCGTGCTCGACCTCTACGCGGGGAGTGGTGCGCTTGGGATCGAGGCGATCTCTCGCGGCGCGGTGGAGGTGACCTTTGTGGAGAGGGAAGCTCGGACCTTGGTGGTGTTGCGGGCGAACCTGGAAGCACTTGGAATTGACCCGATCGCGTCGGTCGCTCCCGGAGATGTGCCGGCAGTCGTGCGCCGCCTCGGGCGCGCGAAGGAGCGCTTCGACCTCGTACTGGTCGACCCGCCCTACGCATCCGAAGAGCCGACGCGGGCCTTCGAGGCCCTGGTCGGCGCCGCGGTTCTGTCTCCCGGCGCTATGCTAGTGCTCGAGCGCGACAAACGTCATCCTTCGCCGCAGGTGGAAGGATTGGCTGCAGTCGATGAGCGGCGCTACGGCGACACGGTCGTAGCCCGGTTCGTCGCCGGGCAGACCGAATAGGACAAAGAGGGCGGGACGACCGTATGGCCAATCGAGAGCGCCAAGAGACTGTTGCGCTGTTTCCCGCCAGCTTCGATCCGATCACCAACGGCCATCTGGACGTGGTGGAGCGGGCGCTTGCAGTCTTCGATCGACTCGTGGTTGCCGTGGCCTTCAACACCGAGAAGCAAGGCACGTTTAGCAAAGACGAGCGACTCGCGATGCTCCAATCCTTGTTCGGCGATGAGCCGCGAGTCGATGTGACCGACTTTCATAACCTGACGGTCGACTTCGCGATGGAAATCGGAGCCAAGGTCATCATCCGCGGCCTCCGGGCGATGTCGGATTTCGAGTACGAATTCGAGATGGCGTTGATGAACAAGCATCTCTACCCCGAAGTCGAGACGATATTCATGATGTCCAGCCAGCAATACCTCTACGTCAGTTCCTCTCGGCTCAAAGAACTCGTCCGACTCGGCCGATCCGTGGACGCGTTCGTC
The sequence above is drawn from the Myxococcales bacterium genome and encodes:
- the coaD gene encoding pantetheine-phosphate adenylyltransferase, whose amino-acid sequence is MANRERQETVALFPASFDPITNGHLDVVERALAVFDRLVVAVAFNTEKQGTFSKDERLAMLQSLFGDEPRVDVTDFHNLTVDFAMEIGAKVIIRGLRAMSDFEYEFEMALMNKHLYPEVETIFMMSSQQYLYVSSSRLKELVRLGRSVDAFVPAVVAKALHEKLGRAKLG
- the rsmD gene encoding 16S rRNA (guanine(966)-N(2))-methyltransferase RsmD, whose product is MRGADHRLRVIGGSLSGRRFRAPGGEVRPTSDRVREALFGRLGSLEGARVLDLYAGSGALGIEAISRGAVEVTFVEREARTLVVLRANLEALGIDPIASVAPGDVPAVVRRLGRAKERFDLVLVDPPYASEEPTRAFEALVGAAVLSPGAMLVLERDKRHPSPQVEGLAAVDERRYGDTVVARFVAGQTE